The following are from one region of the Natronosporangium hydrolyticum genome:
- a CDS encoding cation:proton antiporter, protein MAHFLLAVAVVVLACQLTGALLVRLRQPRVVGEILGGLLLGPSAFGLLLPAARGWLFTPEVVSGIQMAAELGVVMFMFLLGCELQLGQIRARRRSVALIVAGGMGLPFLAGAGLAWAGHGLIGGAAHAPAAHILFFGLAMSITALPVLARMLGDLRKENTPLGTLTLACAATGDGLTWAVLAVMFGMLGVAGGGAMASILLPLGLLAVTVAVVRPGLRMLVARVERSPSAIRLLLPLLVAGALAYAGLAELAGLHPVIGAFLFGLVVPRGSQTVAEVNHHLRGFAVMILLPLFFAGIGLDTTVGALGADGWAWLFFGAVLLVAVGSKLLGAASGAQLSGLSARESWQVGALMNCRGVTELVVISVGFEYQLINSVGLTTLVLMALITTALTAPLVRAFERWPREPAPVEPPASSQTGGGSKA, encoded by the coding sequence ATGGCGCACTTCCTGCTGGCGGTGGCGGTGGTGGTGCTGGCCTGCCAGCTCACCGGCGCGCTGCTGGTACGCCTCCGCCAACCCCGGGTGGTCGGGGAGATCCTCGGTGGGCTGCTGCTCGGGCCGTCCGCCTTCGGTCTGCTGCTGCCGGCCGCCCGTGGTTGGCTGTTCACCCCGGAGGTGGTGAGCGGCATCCAGATGGCGGCCGAGCTCGGGGTCGTCATGTTCATGTTCCTGCTCGGCTGTGAGCTGCAACTCGGTCAGATCCGCGCCCGCCGTCGCTCGGTAGCGTTGATCGTCGCCGGCGGCATGGGGCTACCGTTCCTGGCTGGGGCCGGGCTCGCGTGGGCCGGGCACGGCCTGATCGGCGGGGCCGCACACGCGCCCGCGGCACACATCCTCTTCTTCGGTCTGGCGATGTCGATCACCGCGTTGCCGGTGCTGGCACGGATGCTGGGCGATCTACGCAAGGAGAACACCCCGTTAGGGACACTGACCCTCGCCTGCGCCGCCACCGGTGACGGGCTCACCTGGGCGGTGCTGGCGGTGATGTTCGGCATGCTCGGCGTCGCTGGCGGTGGCGCGATGGCGAGCATCCTACTGCCGCTCGGCCTACTAGCGGTCACCGTCGCGGTGGTGCGGCCCGGGCTACGGATGCTGGTGGCACGGGTGGAACGCTCGCCGAGCGCAATCCGACTCCTGTTGCCACTTCTGGTCGCGGGCGCGCTGGCCTACGCCGGCCTGGCAGAGTTGGCGGGGCTGCACCCGGTGATCGGCGCGTTCCTGTTCGGACTCGTAGTGCCCCGCGGCTCGCAGACCGTGGCTGAGGTCAACCATCATCTGCGAGGCTTCGCGGTGATGATCCTGTTGCCGCTGTTCTTCGCCGGGATCGGCCTCGACACCACCGTTGGCGCGTTGGGTGCCGACGGTTGGGCCTGGCTGTTCTTCGGCGCGGTGTTGCTGGTGGCGGTCGGCAGCAAGCTGTTGGGAGCGGCCAGCGGGGCCCAGCTGTCGGGGCTCTCCGCCCGCGAGTCCTGGCAGGTCGGGGCGTTGATGAACTGTCGGGGAGTGACCGAGCTAGTGGTCATCTCAGTCGGGTTCGAGTATCAATTGATCAACTCGGTGGGGCTGACCACACTGGTGCTGATGGCGCTGATCACGACCGCGTTGACCGCCCCGTTGGTCCGAGCCTTCGAACGATGGCCTCGCGAACCCGCGCCGGTGGAACCGCCAGCGTCCAGCCAGACCGGAGGAGGAAGCAAAGCGTGA
- a CDS encoding flavin reductase family protein — MAIRQPGTVAAPAEVREVLPVDSADPVTTLGFRTLMSGFPSGVAVVCAVDQQQRPHGMTCTSLCSVTVDPPTLLVSLQVASGTLHALRERGSFTLNLLHAQGQGTAELFASRDPDRFGRATWQPSPVVGAPWLTEAAFALAECRVSQLVPVGDHTLVIGAVVNIQQRPDTPLLYGLRQFASWPGHAG, encoded by the coding sequence ATGGCCATCCGGCAACCCGGCACCGTCGCGGCGCCCGCCGAGGTCCGTGAGGTCCTCCCGGTCGACTCTGCCGACCCGGTCACCACGCTGGGGTTCCGAACGCTGATGAGCGGGTTCCCCAGCGGGGTGGCGGTGGTCTGTGCGGTGGATCAGCAGCAGCGGCCGCACGGCATGACCTGCACCTCGTTGTGTAGCGTGACGGTCGACCCGCCGACGCTGCTGGTGAGCCTGCAGGTGGCGAGCGGAACCCTGCACGCCCTGCGCGAGCGCGGCTCGTTCACGCTGAATCTGCTGCACGCGCAGGGGCAGGGCACCGCCGAGCTGTTCGCCTCCCGGGATCCGGACCGGTTCGGTCGGGCGACCTGGCAGCCGTCGCCGGTGGTGGGGGCGCCGTGGCTGACCGAGGCGGCGTTCGCACTGGCCGAGTGCCGGGTGAGCCAGCTCGTCCCGGTCGGCGATCACACGCTGGTGATCGGAGCGGTGGTAAACATCCAGCAGCGTCCCGACACCCCGTTGCTCTACGGGCTGCGGCAGTTCGCCAGCTGGCCCGGCCACGCCGGCTGA
- a CDS encoding tryptophan halogenase family protein — protein sequence MGGGTAGWMTATYLKTTFGDRLSVTLVESAQVSTIGVGEATFSTVRHFFDYLGLDEREWMPHCGGSYKLGIRFQDWRGPGHHFYHPFERLRVVDGFNVADWWLQIGDRSQPFDRQCYVTSALCEAKASPRAIGGSLFANELDGPLGRSTLAEQRDQFPYAYHFDAAKLAEFLTGYGVQRGVRHVTDDVVQIGQDERGWISHVTTKEHGELRGDLFIDCTGFRGLLINQTLGEQFESFQDVLPNNRAVALRVPKDQEREGMKPYTTATAMGAGWIWTIPLFGRDGTGYVYSDQYCTPEDAEATLRQYAAPGQDDLSANHIRMRIGRNQRSWVNNCVAIGLSSGFVEPLESTGIFFIQHGVEQLVRHFPDERFDQALIDAYNDRVNHVIDGVKEFLVLHYRAAQRDDTPYWKEAKVRPIPDGLAEKLTLASSLLLDEETIYPYYHGFELYSWVTMLLGLGHEPQTPRPALALADPAGAREEFARIEADAARIISTMPSCYDYLASIN from the coding sequence GTGGGCGGGGGCACGGCCGGATGGATGACCGCGACATACCTGAAGACTACCTTCGGTGACCGGCTTTCGGTCACCTTGGTGGAGTCGGCCCAGGTGTCCACGATCGGAGTCGGGGAGGCGACGTTCAGCACCGTCCGCCACTTCTTCGACTATCTCGGCCTGGATGAGCGGGAGTGGATGCCGCACTGCGGCGGCAGCTACAAGCTCGGCATCCGCTTCCAGGACTGGCGTGGGCCCGGGCATCACTTCTACCACCCGTTCGAGCGGTTGCGGGTGGTAGACGGGTTCAACGTGGCCGACTGGTGGTTGCAGATCGGTGACCGGAGCCAGCCGTTCGACCGGCAGTGCTACGTCACCTCGGCGCTCTGCGAGGCGAAGGCCTCCCCGCGCGCCATCGGCGGCAGCCTGTTCGCCAACGAGCTGGACGGCCCGCTCGGCCGCTCGACCCTGGCCGAACAGCGCGACCAGTTCCCGTACGCGTACCACTTCGACGCCGCCAAGCTGGCGGAGTTCCTGACCGGATACGGCGTGCAGCGCGGGGTCCGGCATGTGACCGACGATGTGGTGCAGATCGGGCAGGATGAGCGGGGCTGGATCAGCCACGTCACCACCAAAGAGCATGGTGAGCTGCGCGGAGACCTGTTCATCGACTGCACCGGTTTCCGTGGGCTGCTCATCAACCAGACGTTGGGTGAGCAGTTCGAATCCTTCCAGGATGTGCTGCCGAACAACCGGGCAGTGGCGCTGCGGGTCCCGAAGGATCAGGAGCGGGAAGGGATGAAGCCGTACACCACCGCGACCGCGATGGGCGCCGGCTGGATCTGGACGATCCCGCTCTTCGGCCGCGACGGCACCGGTTACGTCTACTCCGACCAGTACTGCACCCCGGAGGACGCCGAGGCGACGCTGCGGCAGTACGCCGCGCCCGGGCAGGACGACCTGTCGGCCAACCACATCCGGATGCGGATCGGCCGCAACCAGCGCTCCTGGGTCAACAACTGTGTCGCCATCGGACTCTCCAGCGGGTTCGTGGAGCCATTGGAGTCGACCGGCATCTTCTTCATCCAGCACGGGGTGGAGCAGCTGGTGCGGCACTTCCCGGACGAGCGGTTCGACCAGGCGCTGATCGACGCCTACAACGATCGGGTCAACCATGTCATCGACGGGGTCAAGGAGTTCCTGGTCCTGCACTACCGGGCGGCGCAGCGCGACGACACCCCGTACTGGAAAGAGGCCAAGGTAAGGCCGATCCCGGACGGGCTGGCCGAGAAGCTCACGCTCGCCTCCTCGCTGCTGCTGGACGAGGAGACCATCTACCCCTATTACCACGGCTTCGAGCTGTACTCGTGGGTGACGATGCTGCTGGGGTTGGGCCACGAGCCGCAGACGCCGCGCCCGGCGCTGGCGTTGGCTGACCCCGCCGGGGCTCGGGAGGAGTTCGCGCGGATCGAAGCAGACGCGGCTCGGATCATCTCGACGATGCCGAGCTGTTACGACTACCTCGCGTCGATCAACTGA
- a CDS encoding AfsR/SARP family transcriptional regulator: MNNALMSDPTIVESELPDQLRSLEFRVLGPLEMRAGEVVLPIAGARQRTVLAMLLTAAGRVVPVDTLVEAVWDGHPPVTGRTQVAICVAGLRKTCKAAGAGEVVVTASPGYRLVTDPHRLDATEFSARVEQARSFARAQRVERAVAAFREALAMWRGRALVNIRSELVRAAAARLEEERLSAYEQYTALRLELGQHRALIGELTDLVRQQPTWEQARAHLMLAHYRCGRRAEALEVFRQGRSYSIAELGLEPGPVLSDLHTAVLRDDPGLAMPSGPAVVSAAVDVVPAQLPPDEPAFTGRRRELDQLDDALLGDRGRNRPLRWGQLSGGVGVGKTALAVHWAHRVAAEFPDGQLFVDLRGYDPHREPVRAAAVLDDFIRALGRPPEQVPEGIDARVAFYHSLLAERRMLIVLDNARSYAQIQPLLPGSGNCRVIVTGRETLDGPAAVRIRLAELDGGESTALLRRAVGDARVAADATAVAWLGELCDGLPLALRSAAARLAAKPHWSVGELAHRLADGQRRLTELDPGDTGLTAGFWLTYQSLPADAASMFRRLTLLSAHEVAAADAAPLLAIGPSAAEDLLERLVDAHLLEVGRRDEQGRRRFRLRGLRRLYAQQRAGLDDSPSDHRDVQERLSPAEAG; encoded by the coding sequence ATGAATAACGCTTTGATGTCGGATCCGACCATTGTCGAATCCGAGCTTCCCGACCAGCTCCGGTCGCTGGAGTTCCGGGTGCTGGGTCCGCTGGAGATGCGGGCGGGGGAGGTGGTGTTGCCGATCGCGGGGGCGCGTCAGCGTACGGTGCTGGCGATGTTGCTCACCGCTGCCGGCCGGGTGGTGCCGGTGGACACTCTGGTCGAGGCGGTATGGGACGGGCATCCGCCGGTCACCGGCCGCACCCAGGTGGCGATCTGCGTGGCCGGGCTCCGCAAGACCTGCAAGGCGGCGGGCGCGGGCGAAGTGGTGGTGACCGCGTCACCCGGGTACCGGCTGGTTACCGACCCGCACCGGCTCGACGCGACCGAGTTCAGTGCGCGGGTCGAGCAGGCGCGCTCGTTCGCCCGGGCACAGCGGGTGGAACGGGCGGTCGCCGCGTTCCGGGAGGCGTTGGCGATGTGGCGCGGCCGCGCCCTGGTCAACATCCGCAGCGAACTGGTCCGGGCGGCGGCGGCGCGGCTGGAGGAGGAACGGCTCAGCGCGTATGAGCAGTACACAGCGCTCCGATTAGAGCTGGGGCAGCACCGGGCGTTGATCGGCGAGCTGACCGACCTGGTCCGGCAGCAACCGACCTGGGAGCAGGCGCGAGCGCACCTGATGCTGGCCCACTACCGCTGCGGTCGGCGGGCCGAGGCGCTGGAGGTGTTCCGGCAGGGCCGGTCCTACTCCATCGCCGAGCTCGGGCTGGAGCCCGGGCCGGTGCTCAGCGACCTGCACACCGCGGTGTTGCGGGACGATCCGGGCCTGGCGATGCCCAGCGGCCCAGCGGTGGTCAGCGCAGCCGTCGATGTGGTGCCGGCCCAGCTGCCGCCCGACGAGCCCGCGTTCACCGGCCGCCGCCGGGAACTCGACCAGCTCGACGACGCCCTACTCGGCGACCGTGGCCGGAACCGGCCACTACGATGGGGTCAGCTCAGCGGCGGGGTGGGAGTCGGTAAGACCGCGCTGGCGGTGCACTGGGCGCACCGGGTGGCGGCGGAGTTCCCGGACGGCCAGCTCTTCGTCGACCTGCGGGGTTATGACCCGCACCGCGAACCGGTCCGGGCCGCGGCGGTGCTCGACGACTTCATCCGGGCGCTCGGGCGCCCGCCGGAGCAGGTACCAGAGGGTATCGATGCCCGGGTCGCCTTCTACCACAGTCTGCTGGCCGAGCGTCGGATGCTGATCGTGCTGGACAACGCGCGTTCGTACGCCCAGATTCAGCCATTGTTGCCGGGCTCCGGCAATTGTCGGGTGATCGTCACCGGACGGGAGACGCTGGATGGTCCGGCGGCGGTCCGGATCCGGTTGGCGGAGCTGGACGGTGGCGAGTCGACGGCCTTGCTGCGGCGGGCGGTGGGCGATGCCCGGGTAGCGGCGGACGCAACGGCGGTGGCGTGGCTGGGGGAGCTCTGCGACGGTCTGCCGCTGGCGCTGCGTTCGGCGGCGGCGAGGCTCGCCGCCAAGCCGCACTGGAGCGTGGGGGAGCTGGCCCACCGGCTCGCCGACGGTCAGCGGCGGCTCACCGAACTCGACCCCGGCGACACTGGGCTGACCGCCGGGTTCTGGCTGACGTACCAGTCGCTGCCAGCGGACGCCGCGAGCATGTTCCGGCGGCTGACGTTGCTCTCGGCGCACGAGGTGGCGGCCGCCGACGCAGCTCCGTTGCTGGCGATCGGGCCATCGGCCGCGGAGGACCTGTTGGAGCGGCTGGTCGACGCGCACCTGTTGGAGGTGGGGCGCCGAGACGAGCAGGGCCGCCGCCGATTCCGCCTGCGTGGGCTGCGCCGACTCTACGCACAACAGCGGGCGGGGCTCGACGACAGCCCGAGTGACCACCGGGACGTGCAGGAACGATTGTCGCCGGCGGAGGCCGGGTAA
- a CDS encoding ATP-grasp domain-containing protein, translating into MSGLSVNAAPAAGSGVTTPELVVLIRDISTVAVIRMAEVVRQAGCRVALVTGPDTPAVQARLAAGFDEVEVVADLGDLPAVTAALHRLAVGQRLSAVLATSDSCVSLAAQAAAAAGLTRTPAEPIVLTRNKFAARQRLRRCGASVPGYALLSGEGQVASVAAQVGLPAVAKPVTGTGSHLVFTVASEAELAAAYQTTVARLAARPLGQLYRQPLADDAGERVDPLRTVLVEAALQGREYCVDLVVRDGEVSQLGLVDKFLLDERFFELGFVSPPFDLPPEREQAIRECVDAAVTALGLDNTVAHVEVIDDPVLGPTIVEVNPGRPGGPGPMTLYSAAGVNTVAELIAVHRGTPGGELPEQVPVPLASMCFYAHGRGRLRAVEGLDQVANHPDVLSVNSSLEPGDLLTDEHEVIVATAVLAGFVDREDLVKTYHELAGSIRLVADRD; encoded by the coding sequence ATGTCTGGACTGTCCGTAAACGCTGCCCCCGCCGCCGGCTCTGGCGTCACCACGCCCGAGCTGGTGGTGCTCATCCGCGACATCAGCACTGTGGCGGTGATCCGCATGGCCGAGGTGGTCCGGCAGGCCGGCTGCCGGGTCGCGCTCGTCACCGGGCCGGACACCCCGGCCGTGCAGGCGCGCCTGGCCGCGGGCTTCGATGAGGTAGAGGTGGTGGCGGACCTCGGCGACCTGCCAGCAGTGACCGCGGCGCTACACCGACTCGCCGTCGGGCAGCGGCTCAGCGCGGTGCTCGCCACCTCCGACAGCTGCGTTTCGCTGGCGGCGCAGGCCGCCGCGGCGGCGGGGCTCACCCGCACGCCCGCCGAGCCGATCGTCCTCACCCGCAACAAATTTGCTGCCCGGCAACGGTTGCGCCGGTGTGGCGCCTCGGTGCCCGGATATGCGCTGCTCTCCGGCGAGGGGCAGGTCGCTTCGGTCGCAGCGCAGGTGGGGCTGCCCGCGGTTGCGAAGCCGGTCACCGGCACCGGCAGTCACCTGGTCTTCACCGTCGCCAGCGAGGCTGAGCTGGCGGCTGCTTATCAGACCACGGTGGCGCGGCTGGCGGCCCGCCCGCTGGGCCAGCTGTACCGGCAGCCGCTGGCCGATGATGCCGGCGAGCGGGTGGATCCGCTGCGCACGGTGCTGGTCGAGGCGGCTCTGCAGGGGCGCGAATACTGTGTCGACCTGGTGGTCCGCGACGGTGAGGTGAGCCAGCTCGGCCTGGTCGACAAGTTCCTGCTGGACGAGCGGTTCTTCGAGCTCGGCTTCGTCAGCCCACCGTTCGATCTGCCGCCGGAGCGGGAGCAGGCGATCCGGGAGTGCGTCGACGCCGCCGTAACCGCGCTGGGCCTGGACAACACGGTCGCCCACGTCGAGGTGATCGACGATCCGGTGCTCGGACCCACCATCGTCGAGGTCAACCCGGGCCGACCGGGCGGGCCCGGGCCGATGACGCTCTACTCGGCGGCGGGAGTGAACACCGTCGCCGAGCTGATCGCGGTGCACCGGGGCACCCCCGGTGGCGAGCTGCCGGAGCAGGTGCCGGTCCCGCTGGCGTCGATGTGCTTCTACGCCCACGGCCGCGGGCGGCTGCGGGCCGTGGAAGGGCTTGACCAGGTGGCCAACCACCCTGACGTGCTCTCGGTCAACTCGTCGCTGGAGCCGGGGGACCTGTTGACCGACGAACATGAGGTGATCGTGGCGACCGCGGTGCTGGCCGGCTTCGTCGACCGGGAAGACCTGGTCAAGACCTACCACGAGCTCGCTGGCTCGATCCGGCTCGTCGCGGATCGCGACTAG
- a CDS encoding LLM class F420-dependent oxidoreductase, with translation MKVTVSAGGHKVTDWADLSTLAVEAERLGADSLWTAETWAHDGATPLAYLAAKTSTLKLVSSVLQVGSRSPALLAMTAMTLHSMSGGRFILGLGTSGPQVMEGWHGVPFDRPVQRTREVVEICRRVFAGEPLRYDGQLYQLPLDAAHGGSGEGKVLSSDAPPTPELPIYLAALGPRNLRLTGELADGWIGTSFLPESAQVFLDPIRAGAQAAGRSLRDVDIMVGGQVWFTDDVELAAYELKLHAAFVLGGMGSSRHNFYHAAYCRQGWADDVQEVRRLWLAGDRDEAIERVPLELVLATNLVGSPTDVRERLRRYRDAGVTTFRASLRGQTVADRLDTLGQLLDLIREVDLPRRS, from the coding sequence GTGAAAGTAACGGTGAGCGCGGGCGGCCACAAAGTGACCGACTGGGCGGACCTGTCGACGCTGGCGGTGGAGGCCGAACGGCTCGGAGCAGATTCACTGTGGACGGCAGAAACCTGGGCGCACGACGGTGCGACTCCGCTGGCGTACCTGGCGGCCAAGACCAGCACCCTCAAACTGGTGAGCAGCGTGCTGCAGGTCGGCAGCCGCAGCCCGGCACTGTTGGCGATGACCGCGATGACGCTGCACTCGATGTCTGGCGGGCGGTTCATCCTCGGGCTGGGCACCAGCGGTCCGCAGGTGATGGAGGGCTGGCACGGTGTCCCGTTCGACCGGCCGGTGCAGCGTACCCGGGAGGTGGTGGAGATCTGCCGGCGGGTCTTCGCCGGTGAGCCGCTGCGCTACGACGGTCAGCTATACCAGCTGCCGCTCGACGCGGCACACGGCGGCAGCGGCGAGGGCAAGGTGCTGAGCAGCGACGCCCCACCCACCCCCGAGCTGCCGATCTACCTGGCCGCGTTGGGGCCACGGAACCTGCGCCTCACCGGCGAACTGGCCGACGGCTGGATCGGCACGTCCTTCCTCCCGGAGAGCGCGCAGGTGTTTCTCGACCCGATCCGGGCCGGTGCGCAGGCGGCCGGACGCAGCCTGCGCGACGTCGACATCATGGTCGGCGGACAGGTCTGGTTCACCGACGACGTGGAACTCGCCGCCTATGAGCTAAAGCTGCACGCCGCGTTTGTGCTGGGTGGCATGGGGTCGTCGCGCCACAACTTCTACCACGCGGCCTACTGCCGCCAGGGGTGGGCAGACGACGTCCAAGAGGTACGGCGACTGTGGCTGGCCGGTGACCGCGACGAGGCGATCGAGCGGGTGCCGCTGGAGCTGGTGCTCGCCACCAACCTGGTGGGCTCCCCAACGGACGTGCGCGAGCGGCTGCGCCGCTACCGGGACGCCGGCGTGACCACCTTCCGGGCCAGCCTGCGCGGTCAGACGGTAGCCGACCGCCTGGACACCCTCGGGCAACTACTCGACCTGATCCGGGAAGTCGATCTGCCCCGCCGATCATGA